A window from Esox lucius isolate fEsoLuc1 chromosome 16, fEsoLuc1.pri, whole genome shotgun sequence encodes these proteins:
- the zgc:162396 gene encoding putative methyltransferase DDB_G0268948, with the protein MTHRLFEEKHHASIYQRYRFVPPDEVRDIILEYLDRKKGRPHALAVDLGCGTGQNSRLLAPYFQEMIGIDISDCQLEEARAVPGFNNITYRKGTAEELPLPDGSVDLLTASSAAHWFDQQRFLVEAARVLKPRGCMALICFTNSLSLHYGSCGDRLTDIYNEVNKVLLPYTSTQVEVAYSKLEGLYTAIPFPDKERIECIPQTQQISVRIIVGLIESFSMYQAFHRAEPDAATVLLQRTQDRFLKEMAVTSVDTPLEVTLEYYCVLASKPG; encoded by the exons ATGACCCACCGGCTTTTTGAGGAGAAACACCATGCCTCCATCTACCAGAGATACCGCTTTGTACCCCCAGATGAAGTCAGAGACATTATCCTGGAATACCTGGACAGAAAG aaaggcCGGCCCCATGCCCTAGCTGTGGACCTTGGCTGTGGGACTGGGCAGAACTCCCGCCTGCTGGCCCCCTACTTCCAGGAGATGATCGGCATTGACATCAGTGATTGCCAACTGGAGGAAGCCAGGGCGGTGCCGGGGTTCAACAACATCACCtatag GAAGGGGACCGCAGAGGAGCTTCCATTACCAGACGGTTCTGTTGACCTGTTGACGGCATCCTCAGCGGCCCACTGGTTCGACCAGCAGCGCTTCCTCGTGGAGGCGGCCCGGGTCCTGAAGCCTCGCGGCTGCATGGCTCTGATATGTTTCACCAATAGCCTCAGCCTTCATTACGGCTCCTGTGGAGACAGACTCACTGACATCTATAATGAG GTCAACAAGGTGCTGTTGCCGTACACCAGCACACAGGTTGAAGTGGCCTACAGCAAATTGGAGGGTCTTTACACTGCCATCCCCTTCCCTGACAAGGAGAG GATCGAGTGTATCCCACAAACGCAGCAGATTTCGGTGAGGATCATAGTGGGACTCATAGAGTCCTTCTCCATGTACCAGGCTTTCCACAGGGCAGAGCCTGACGCTGCCACtgtcctgctgcagaggacacaaGACAG GTTTCTAAAGGAGATGGCTGTCACATCAGTAGACACGCCCCTGGAGGTGACTCTGGAGTATTACTGTGTCCTGGCATCCAAACCAGGGTGA